The proteins below come from a single Methanothrix thermoacetophila PT genomic window:
- a CDS encoding DNA topoisomerase VI subunit B, with amino-acid sequence MDIAEELAKQQRSISVAEFFEKNRQILGFDSAPRALITCVKEAVDNSLDACEDAGILPDIFVQIKRTGELYRVIVEDNGPGIVPSEIPRVFAMLLYGSRFHVLRQSRGQQGIGISAAVLYSQLTSGKPARITSRTSPERPARYVEVMINTAKNEPEIIREKDIDWERPRGTRVELEIEGSYVRGRRQSVYSYLKNVAIVNPHARITFVEPDGSTERFERATELLPKRACEIKPHPAGIELGELTKMLRYTERRKLSSFLKESFTSIGNIAAQEVIHNSGLDPSMDPRSLNYDQSKRLFEALRRIKIKSPPADCLSPIGEDLIRSGLAKEYKLDFIATVSRPVSVYSGNPFVVEAGIGFGGELERSGRVDILRFANRVPLIYQQGACAITHAVEGVSWKSYGLDQPGGGLPVGPAVILVHVASTNIPFTSESKDAIADIPEILTEIDLALKEIGRKLRRFLALQETLSERREKEEIIGRILPRMADKLADMLGLERPDISMVVARIMGNILVRRDIKQENGRLRVCIEIENNTSAQRSFKLHEILPLEAEELDPPARRVDMGDRYDYQWRIAIRSGERMVIRYTIKNHLQRMPEAVVEGLEPEIVTGARVLSDV; translated from the coding sequence ATGGATATAGCCGAGGAGCTGGCAAAGCAGCAGAGATCGATATCTGTTGCGGAATTCTTTGAGAAGAACCGCCAGATTCTTGGATTCGACTCCGCTCCGCGCGCCCTCATAACATGCGTCAAGGAGGCTGTCGACAACTCCCTTGACGCATGTGAGGATGCCGGCATACTTCCCGATATTTTTGTACAAATTAAACGCACCGGTGAGCTTTACCGTGTCATAGTCGAGGACAATGGGCCAGGCATCGTGCCATCTGAGATACCCAGAGTCTTCGCAATGCTGCTTTACGGCTCGAGATTTCATGTTCTCCGGCAGAGCAGGGGGCAGCAGGGCATAGGCATATCTGCAGCTGTCCTCTACTCACAGCTGACCTCAGGAAAGCCAGCGAGGATCACATCCAGGACATCGCCTGAGAGGCCAGCGAGATATGTGGAGGTTATGATCAATACGGCGAAGAACGAGCCGGAGATCATCAGAGAGAAGGATATCGACTGGGAGCGACCAAGGGGCACGCGGGTGGAGCTTGAAATCGAAGGATCGTATGTCCGGGGCAGGAGGCAGTCGGTTTACAGCTATCTGAAGAACGTAGCGATAGTGAACCCGCATGCAAGGATAACATTCGTGGAGCCGGATGGATCCACAGAGCGGTTTGAGAGGGCGACGGAGCTTCTTCCAAAGAGAGCATGTGAGATAAAGCCCCATCCTGCAGGAATAGAGCTCGGCGAGCTCACAAAGATGTTGAGATACACCGAGAGAAGAAAGCTCTCAAGCTTCCTGAAGGAATCGTTCACATCCATCGGCAACATCGCTGCTCAGGAGGTGATCCATAATTCAGGCCTTGATCCATCGATGGATCCCAGAAGCCTCAACTACGATCAGTCCAAGCGGCTTTTTGAGGCGCTCAGGCGCATAAAGATAAAGTCTCCCCCTGCCGACTGTCTCTCGCCGATAGGAGAGGATCTGATAAGATCCGGCCTGGCGAAGGAGTACAAGCTGGACTTCATCGCGACAGTCTCAAGGCCGGTCTCTGTATACTCCGGAAATCCCTTTGTGGTCGAGGCAGGAATCGGATTCGGCGGCGAACTCGAACGGAGTGGAAGAGTGGATATCCTGCGGTTCGCGAACCGTGTGCCTCTTATATACCAGCAGGGTGCATGCGCCATCACCCATGCGGTAGAAGGAGTCTCCTGGAAGAGCTATGGCCTGGACCAGCCAGGCGGGGGATTGCCGGTCGGGCCTGCTGTGATCCTGGTGCATGTAGCATCCACAAACATACCGTTTACATCCGAGTCAAAGGACGCAATAGCGGACATCCCTGAGATACTCACTGAGATAGATCTCGCGTTGAAGGAGATCGGCAGAAAGCTGAGGAGATTTCTCGCACTTCAGGAGACGCTTTCAGAGCGAAGGGAGAAGGAGGAGATCATAGGTAGGATTCTCCCAAGAATGGCAGACAAGCTCGCGGACATGCTCGGGCTCGAGAGGCCTGATATAAGCATGGTTGTGGCCAGGATCATGGGCAATATTCTGGTGAGAAGGGACATTAAGCAGGAGAATGGGCGTTTGAGGGTGTGTATAGAGATAGAGAACAACACCTCCGCGCAGAGAAGCTTCAAGCTGCACGAGATACTCCCTCTGGAGGCGGAGGAACTCGACCCACCTGCCAGAAGGGTTGATATGGGCGACCGCTACGACTACCAGTGGAGGATAGCGATCCGGTCCGGTGAGAGGATGGTCATCAGGTATACGATAAAAAACCACCTGCAGAGAATGCCGGAGGCTGTTGTCGAGGGGCTGGAGCCAGAGATTGTGACAGGAGCGAGGGTGCTGTCTGATGTCTGA
- a CDS encoding lamin tail domain-containing protein, with translation MASPVYGDGNVSSSETPVRISNVSFVAPSPERANLNEEWVKIENIGKIDVDLTGWSISDEQEHTYVFPDGFILRSGASVKVHTGTGNNTQEDLYWGRSVPVWNNDGDSATLRDSSGSIIDSKP, from the coding sequence TTGGCATCCCCTGTATATGGGGATGGAAATGTATCGAGCTCCGAAACGCCTGTGAGAATATCGAACGTCAGCTTCGTGGCGCCGAGTCCGGAGAGGGCGAATCTCAATGAGGAATGGGTGAAGATCGAGAACATCGGAAAGATTGATGTGGATCTCACCGGCTGGAGCATATCAGATGAACAGGAGCACACATATGTGTTCCCCGATGGATTCATCCTCCGGTCTGGTGCCAGTGTGAAGGTGCACACAGGCACTGGCAATAATACCCAGGAGGACCTCTACTGGGGAAGGAGCGTCCCTGTCTGGAACAACGATGGGGACAGTGCCACATTGCGGGATAGCTCCGGCAGCATCATCGACAGCAAGCCCTGA
- a CDS encoding DNA topoisomerase IV subunit A, whose translation MSDPESRLLSIARSLYDQFREGTVPHLVLPTRTKKNIEYSTKDDVWVYGDQESVRSVKTIRGAKTLLKTVHLVDLLVKEHLRGNRASTLREIYYISENWDLAKFAEQAESDRLIEDLEIITGLQREEFHVRPEEDGAAVFGPLRIRERTRRGEREIHCQEDIGEAGYQIPFNVDFVEFLEHDARMVIAVETGGMYARLIENGFDEEFDAILVHLKGQPARSTRRFIKRLNTELGLPVAVFTDGDPWSYRIFASVAYGAIKSAHLSEHLATPDARFLGVQPTDIVEYNLSTDKLTDRDLHALRAELTDPRFGSDYWQMQIQLQIDLKKKAEQQAFAGKGLDFVTKRYLPERLSELGMV comes from the coding sequence ATGTCTGATCCGGAGAGCAGGCTTCTCAGTATAGCGAGATCTCTCTATGATCAGTTCAGGGAGGGCACTGTACCCCATCTCGTTCTTCCCACGAGGACGAAGAAGAATATCGAGTACAGCACGAAAGATGATGTGTGGGTTTATGGCGACCAGGAGAGCGTGAGAAGCGTCAAGACGATACGTGGTGCGAAGACGCTGCTCAAGACCGTGCATCTGGTGGATCTGCTAGTAAAAGAGCATCTAAGAGGAAATAGGGCATCAACGCTCAGGGAGATATACTACATCTCCGAGAACTGGGATCTTGCGAAGTTTGCAGAGCAGGCTGAGAGCGACCGCCTCATTGAAGATCTGGAGATAATCACAGGCCTGCAGCGAGAGGAATTTCATGTCAGGCCTGAGGAGGATGGCGCCGCTGTCTTCGGCCCTCTGAGAATCAGGGAGCGCACGCGGCGCGGCGAGCGTGAGATACACTGCCAGGAGGATATAGGGGAAGCGGGCTACCAGATACCGTTCAACGTTGATTTTGTTGAGTTCCTGGAGCATGATGCGAGAATGGTCATAGCAGTTGAGACAGGCGGAATGTATGCCAGGCTGATAGAGAACGGATTCGATGAGGAGTTCGATGCTATACTGGTGCACCTCAAAGGCCAGCCGGCACGGTCGACAAGACGCTTCATAAAGAGGCTCAACACGGAGCTCGGCCTGCCGGTGGCTGTCTTCACAGATGGAGATCCGTGGAGCTACAGGATATTCGCGAGCGTCGCATACGGCGCGATAAAGAGCGCGCATCTCTCCGAGCACCTGGCCACGCCGGATGCACGATTCCTCGGTGTACAGCCCACAGACATCGTTGAGTACAATCTATCCACAGACAAGCTCACAGACAGGGATCTTCATGCGCTAAGGGCAGAGCTCACAGACCCGAGGTTCGGCAGCGATTACTGGCAGATGCAGATACAGCTCCAGATAGACCTGAAGAAGAAGGCAGAGCAGCAGGCATTCGCCGGCAAGGGTCTGGACTTCGTCACGAAAAGATATCTTCCGGAGAGGCTCTCAGAGCTGGGGATGGTATAG
- a CDS encoding 2,5-diamino-6-(ribosylamino)-4(3H)-pyrimidinone 5'-phosphate reductase, which translates to MRPYVLINSAMSADGKISSFLRRQVRISGSEDLLRVERLRAESDAVMVGLGTVIADDPTLRVKSEALRSWRLERGVPENPLRIVADSRARTPPEARVLGPGCIVAVSRYAPEDRLKELSERCEIAICGEDRVDLRELLEMLYRRGVRRLMVEGGGTLNWSLIEQGLVDEICVFVGPMVIGGQDAPTLVDGRGFPENFQRLELESAERIDDGLLLKWRVVRSA; encoded by the coding sequence ATGAGACCCTATGTTCTGATCAACAGCGCAATGAGCGCCGATGGGAAGATAAGCTCTTTTCTCAGGCGACAGGTGCGCATCTCCGGGTCTGAGGACCTCCTCAGGGTGGAGAGGCTCCGCGCGGAGAGCGATGCAGTGATGGTTGGATTGGGAACTGTCATTGCAGACGACCCGACGCTCCGAGTGAAGTCTGAGGCGCTGCGATCATGGAGGCTGGAAAGAGGTGTGCCGGAGAACCCTCTCCGGATCGTGGCTGACAGCAGGGCCAGAACGCCTCCGGAAGCCAGGGTTCTGGGGCCGGGATGCATCGTGGCTGTATCGAGATATGCCCCTGAGGATAGACTCAAAGAACTCTCTGAGAGGTGCGAGATCGCGATCTGTGGGGAGGATCGCGTTGATCTCAGAGAGCTTCTGGAGATGCTGTACAGGAGGGGCGTGAGGAGGTTGATGGTCGAGGGAGGAGGCACCCTGAACTGGTCGCTCATAGAGCAGGGGCTCGTCGACGAGATTTGCGTCTTCGTGGGGCCCATGGTGATAGGGGGTCAAGATGCTCCCACGCTCGTGGACGGCAGAGGCTTCCCGGAGAACTTTCAGAGGCTGGAGCTTGAATCCGCGGAACGCATCGATGATGGTCTTCTCCTGAAATGGAGGGTGGTCAGGAGCGCATGA
- a CDS encoding amidohydrolase family protein — MRRIDEDVNKLNAPPISKYSGPGSLASASEDAGFQDELILSGTVIAGEDMVVLDGYVVIENGVIKEIGEGKERGHLEGIICPAFVNAHTHVADSIAKDPPFMDLADLVGPGGLKHRILESASDDLLVESMRFSVSEMLDTGTCVFGDFREGGSHGVELLLRAIEGLGIQSRIFGRPLRAPWDIHPACWGVGLSSTRDYDQSFVDEVVRIARKEGKRIAIHAGEAGRDDIDGALALDPDILIHLSRAERSDLRDVAESGASVVVCPRSNLFTRAGLPDVSSMLSLGINVCVGTDNIMINSTNIFREMELLSKALVRDDRQVFMMCTINGARALGMDERLGSVDPGKEARVMVFDRNSRNMRGSLNPLGSIVRRAEPSDIILRI; from the coding sequence ATGCGCAGAATCGATGAGGATGTTAATAAGCTGAATGCCCCGCCCATCAGCAAATATTCCGGTCCGGGATCTCTCGCCTCTGCATCAGAGGATGCTGGCTTTCAGGATGAGCTGATACTCTCCGGGACGGTGATCGCAGGCGAGGATATGGTTGTCCTGGATGGGTACGTCGTTATAGAGAACGGCGTAATAAAAGAGATCGGTGAGGGCAAAGAGAGAGGCCACCTCGAGGGAATCATATGCCCTGCATTTGTCAATGCGCACACACATGTCGCGGACTCCATCGCGAAGGATCCGCCGTTCATGGATCTCGCGGATCTTGTAGGGCCGGGCGGTCTCAAGCACAGAATTCTTGAGAGCGCGAGCGATGATCTCCTCGTCGAATCGATGCGCTTCTCTGTTTCAGAGATGCTAGATACCGGGACCTGCGTCTTCGGCGATTTCAGGGAGGGTGGTTCTCACGGCGTGGAGCTACTCCTCAGAGCTATCGAGGGTTTGGGGATCCAGAGCAGGATCTTCGGCAGGCCTCTGAGGGCGCCATGGGATATACATCCAGCATGCTGGGGAGTCGGGCTTAGCAGCACTAGGGATTACGATCAGAGTTTTGTGGATGAGGTTGTGAGGATCGCAAGAAAAGAGGGAAAGCGCATCGCGATACACGCTGGAGAGGCCGGCAGGGATGATATAGATGGCGCGCTCGCGCTCGACCCCGACATTCTCATACATCTCTCCAGAGCGGAGCGCTCCGATCTCAGGGATGTTGCGGAATCTGGCGCCTCTGTGGTCGTGTGCCCCAGATCGAACCTCTTCACACGCGCCGGCCTTCCTGATGTCTCATCGATGCTATCTCTGGGAATCAATGTCTGTGTGGGTACGGATAACATTATGATAAATTCGACCAACATCTTCAGGGAGATGGAGCTTCTCTCAAAAGCGCTTGTCAGAGACGACAGACAGGTTTTTATGATGTGCACGATAAATGGAGCAAGAGCACTGGGAATGGATGAGAGGCTCGGCTCCGTCGATCCCGGAAAGGAGGCGCGGGTGATGGTGTTCGACAGGAACTCACGCAACATGAGGGGATCGTTGAATCCATTGGGAAGCATCGTGAGAAGGGCTGAGCCCTCTGATATAATACTGAGGATCTGA
- a CDS encoding CBS domain-containing protein, translating into MDILVRDAMVRDVAYVSLPGTRDKVLKVLNERHVSGVPVVKNCTVVGMVTRTDLLRNPEEDQIAMLMTRNPYVVHPEDRLVDAAKLFVEKRVRRLPVVEDERLVGIISVADLVKVIASLNIDETIDKYFERNVVVVWAEMPLPVVGAIMEYAGVQACPVIDTDLQLVGIITDRDLIAKSVVEESLEKADADTAPEMDEWSWESQKEAISRYYQVSKITLKNVKVKEAMVQAITALRSSRVSECARTMSQKRIDQMPVVNAHRKLIGMLNDHNLLLPFISAYER; encoded by the coding sequence TTGGATATCCTGGTCAGAGATGCAATGGTCAGGGATGTCGCTTATGTGAGCCTGCCCGGCACCAGGGATAAGGTGCTGAAGGTTCTGAACGAGCGGCATGTCTCTGGCGTTCCTGTCGTCAAGAACTGCACTGTAGTCGGCATGGTCACCAGGACAGATCTTCTCCGGAACCCGGAGGAGGACCAGATCGCCATGCTCATGACCAGGAATCCATATGTCGTGCATCCTGAAGATCGTCTGGTCGATGCTGCGAAGCTCTTCGTTGAGAAACGTGTGAGACGTCTGCCTGTGGTCGAGGACGAGAGGCTTGTGGGGATCATTAGCGTTGCAGATCTCGTGAAGGTAATCGCGTCTCTCAACATAGATGAGACCATAGATAAATATTTCGAGCGGAATGTAGTCGTTGTATGGGCAGAGATGCCGCTGCCGGTGGTGGGCGCGATAATGGAGTATGCCGGGGTCCAGGCATGCCCCGTGATCGATACAGATCTCCAGCTGGTTGGCATAATCACAGATAGAGATCTCATAGCAAAGAGCGTCGTCGAGGAGTCCCTGGAGAAGGCAGATGCAGACACTGCGCCTGAGATGGATGAGTGGAGCTGGGAGAGCCAGAAGGAGGCCATCTCCAGGTACTACCAGGTATCTAAGATCACGCTGAAGAATGTGAAGGTGAAGGAGGCCATGGTCCAGGCGATAACCGCGCTGAGATCCAGCAGGGTGAGCGAATGCGCGCGGACGATGTCGCAGAAGAGGATAGACCAGATGCCTGTTGTAAACGCTCACAGAAAGCTGATTGGCATGCTGAACGACCACAACCTCCTGCTCCCCTTCATATCAGCATACGAGAGGTAG
- the trmY gene encoding tRNA (pseudouridine(54)-N(1))-methyltransferase TrmY, protein MRDFVIVGHIAKTTPDFSLEDLPGTSGRIDVLCRCVNSAFMLSHGIRRDVRCHLILMGGPEPKILRFDGSRLRHLNPDERSTAALIKRALSIDASPSWRESTPGIYIRKGDLRSLLESLRDEGQRLYYLREDGAPLSESVSDGVFVLGDHTGMTGDEEHLLDSMGAETVSIGPLSLHADHCIVIVNWMCDNAALRR, encoded by the coding sequence ATGCGCGACTTTGTGATTGTGGGTCATATCGCTAAGACCACGCCGGATTTCTCCCTGGAGGATCTGCCTGGAACCTCAGGAAGGATAGATGTGCTTTGCAGATGCGTCAACTCGGCATTCATGCTCTCACATGGAATAAGAAGAGATGTCCGGTGCCATCTTATCCTCATGGGCGGGCCCGAGCCAAAGATACTTCGCTTTGATGGAAGCAGGCTCCGCCATCTGAATCCAGACGAAAGGAGCACGGCTGCCCTGATAAAGCGCGCGCTCTCCATCGATGCCAGCCCCTCCTGGAGGGAGTCCACGCCAGGCATTTACATCAGGAAAGGAGATCTCAGATCGCTGCTCGAGTCTCTGAGGGATGAGGGTCAGAGGCTGTACTACCTCAGAGAAGATGGCGCTCCCCTCAGTGAGTCAGTTTCAGATGGCGTGTTCGTACTAGGAGATCACACAGGCATGACAGGAGATGAGGAGCATCTCCTGGATTCAATGGGAGCTGAGACTGTAAGCATAGGCCCGCTGAGCCTGCACGCAGACCACTGCATAGTGATAGTAAACTGGATGTGCGATAACGCCGCTCTGAGGAGATGA
- a CDS encoding universal stress protein: MIEKIMIATDGSVTSERAARFGVELARNLGARVIAVYVADTGRLSHLPDEMILVGIRDMLLKEGEDATSYVESIASEAGVPCEKRIVEGKPTDEILKLSRDLSVDLLVMGSVGRSGLDRFLLGSVAEKVVQHSRVPVLTVPGERKEG; the protein is encoded by the coding sequence ATGATCGAGAAGATTATGATAGCGACGGATGGCTCTGTGACGAGCGAGAGGGCCGCGAGGTTCGGCGTGGAGCTCGCCCGGAATCTGGGGGCCAGGGTCATAGCGGTCTATGTGGCGGACACAGGCAGGCTTAGCCACCTCCCTGATGAGATGATTCTTGTTGGCATAAGGGACATGCTCCTCAAGGAGGGTGAAGATGCAACATCATACGTTGAGTCGATCGCGTCTGAGGCTGGCGTGCCGTGCGAGAAGAGGATTGTCGAGGGAAAGCCGACTGACGAGATCCTGAAGCTCTCTCGCGATCTCAGCGTGGATCTCCTCGTCATGGGAAGCGTTGGGAGGAGTGGCCTCGACAGGTTCCTTCTTGGAAGTGTTGCAGAGAAGGTGGTCCAGCACTCCAGAGTTCCAGTTTTAACAGTGCCCGGCGAGAGAAAGGAGGGCTGA
- a CDS encoding thermonuclease family protein — MKLLQPAMAILLVFVVGCVTSVPDEFHGTVVKVVDGDTFDVEGLGRVRLADVDCPEMDTEAGRAAANYTISWLFGRTVWLDIDDLKGRDDYGRWICVVYLDENGAPDPEMNFNRMIVDSGHAVVRDFTDNEFNPADWWNHSSLQPGGGCAYVGSVKSNKYHYPDCEWAQKISPVNLICFSSPSEARSKGYTPCRVCKPP, encoded by the coding sequence GTGAAGCTTCTGCAGCCAGCAATGGCCATCCTGCTCGTCTTTGTTGTGGGCTGTGTTACTTCTGTACCGGATGAGTTTCACGGGACAGTCGTCAAGGTGGTGGACGGAGACACGTTCGACGTTGAAGGTCTTGGCAGGGTGCGGCTGGCGGATGTCGACTGTCCGGAGATGGATACAGAGGCAGGGAGGGCCGCCGCGAACTACACGATCTCCTGGCTTTTCGGGCGCACAGTCTGGCTGGACATAGACGATCTGAAGGGTAGAGACGACTACGGGAGATGGATCTGTGTTGTTTATCTGGATGAAAATGGCGCGCCGGATCCGGAGATGAACTTCAACAGGATGATCGTTGATAGCGGCCACGCTGTTGTGAGGGATTTTACAGATAACGAGTTCAATCCGGCTGATTGGTGGAACCACAGCTCGCTCCAGCCAGGCGGAGGGTGCGCATACGTCGGCTCGGTGAAGTCAAACAAATACCACTACCCTGACTGCGAGTGGGCGCAGAAGATCTCCCCTGTTAACCTAATATGTTTCTCCAGCCCGTCAGAGGCGCGCTCGAAGGGATACACTCCCTGCCGCGTCTGCAAACCTCCATGA
- a CDS encoding flavodoxin domain-containing protein — MIRTLVVYDSRYGSTEEVARTLSLILGPSDAVKVDEIQPEHRRFELFVLGAPVYKGVISPKLWNFVRESLSWLREKRIALFTTSIDRKDGETNLESLKKILGESVLLSRALGGRMCVERLSSNDLLGMESFCKRKGFLFQDIDTLVREEVVEFGLEIKRTRDTISPRMPVNELRRLIDAFLASHNTCTLATGYGSRVRATPLEYLYRNGAMYILSEGGEKFANIVLNERVSVAVYDPYESMRDVAGIQLTGRAGFVEEGSDEYSDVLRQRGISQNIISSLPVRLYMIKIMLERAELLCARLKSRGYEITQIYDFPEFGAAGSN, encoded by the coding sequence ATGATCCGGACTCTTGTGGTTTACGATAGCAGATACGGCTCGACAGAGGAGGTCGCACGGACACTCTCGCTGATTCTGGGGCCTTCTGATGCTGTGAAGGTCGACGAGATCCAGCCGGAGCACAGGAGGTTCGAGCTCTTCGTTCTGGGCGCGCCTGTGTACAAGGGTGTCATCAGCCCGAAACTCTGGAACTTCGTCAGGGAGAGCCTGAGCTGGCTGCGGGAAAAGAGGATCGCGCTCTTCACCACATCCATAGACAGGAAGGATGGCGAGACAAATCTGGAAAGCCTCAAAAAGATACTGGGAGAGAGTGTACTTCTCTCGAGAGCCCTCGGGGGAAGGATGTGCGTCGAGAGGCTGAGCTCAAATGATCTCCTCGGCATGGAGTCGTTCTGCAAGAGGAAGGGCTTTCTATTCCAGGATATCGACACACTGGTCAGGGAGGAGGTTGTTGAGTTCGGCCTGGAGATCAAGCGGACAAGAGATACGATCTCTCCTAGAATGCCGGTTAACGAGCTCCGGAGGCTGATAGATGCATTTCTTGCTTCGCACAACACGTGTACACTTGCAACAGGTTATGGGTCAAGGGTCAGGGCGACGCCTCTTGAGTACCTCTACAGAAATGGCGCCATGTACATTCTGAGCGAGGGCGGGGAGAAGTTCGCGAACATCGTGCTGAACGAAAGGGTCTCGGTCGCGGTTTACGATCCGTATGAGAGCATGAGGGATGTGGCAGGGATACAGCTGACCGGCAGGGCTGGCTTCGTCGAGGAGGGCAGCGATGAGTACAGTGATGTGCTCAGGCAGAGGGGAATAAGCCAGAACATTATCTCTTCACTCCCTGTGCGGCTTTATATGATCAAAATCATGCTGGAAAGAGCCGAGCTCCTGTGCGCCAGACTGAAATCCAGAGGCTACGAGATAACGCAGATCTATGACTTCCCGGAGTTCGGGGCGGCGGGATCGAATTAG
- a CDS encoding PUA domain-containing protein — MSGANIPKKVVVSDYAVPFVARGGRVFSKLVLRADPDVNPGDEVLVLDRNDRVITVAKAY; from the coding sequence ATGAGTGGTGCGAACATACCTAAAAAAGTTGTCGTCTCCGATTACGCAGTGCCCTTCGTGGCGAGGGGCGGGCGCGTCTTCTCGAAGCTGGTGCTCAGGGCAGATCCGGATGTGAACCCGGGAGACGAGGTGCTGGTGCTAGACAGGAACGACAGGGTGATAACAGTAGCGAAAGCATATTAA
- a CDS encoding DUF169 domain-containing protein, producing MDYAEMSDILKSTLGLDSEPVGVVLFKSEEDIPKDLKEIESPLPYCGMVQRARRGEVLFARSDKHACRGGAAGIGLHAFPDNIVQGKLYFSKLNKCATPTVGQRIVSNLPKIPAGSTVATLVAPLSKLNMNPDVVIFVGNALQARRIVQAVLYRRGGRMNLDTAGIQSFCVDATASPILKGDVNVSLGCDGSAKKTGLTDNDVVVGIPFEMLEDICRVLKERHEGWDRFMRS from the coding sequence ATGGATTATGCTGAGATGTCGGATATTCTGAAGAGCACGCTCGGCCTCGATAGCGAGCCTGTAGGTGTGGTTCTCTTCAAGAGCGAAGAGGATATCCCGAAGGATCTTAAGGAAATAGAGAGCCCGCTGCCGTACTGTGGGATGGTACAGCGCGCACGAAGAGGCGAAGTGCTGTTTGCGAGGTCTGATAAACATGCCTGCAGAGGCGGAGCTGCTGGTATAGGCCTGCACGCCTTCCCGGATAATATAGTTCAGGGGAAGCTGTATTTCTCAAAATTGAACAAATGTGCCACGCCAACTGTAGGTCAGAGGATAGTTTCGAACCTCCCAAAGATTCCGGCTGGCAGCACGGTTGCGACTCTTGTCGCGCCTCTCTCAAAGCTGAATATGAATCCTGACGTGGTCATCTTCGTCGGAAATGCTCTGCAGGCCCGACGCATAGTGCAGGCCGTCCTGTACAGGCGCGGTGGGCGCATGAATCTTGATACAGCTGGCATCCAGTCCTTCTGCGTCGATGCCACAGCGTCCCCGATCCTCAAGGGCGATGTGAACGTCTCGCTTGGATGTGACGGGTCCGCGAAAAAGACCGGGCTTACAGATAACGATGTGGTTGTTGGAATCCCATTTGAGATGCTCGAGGACATATGCAGGGTTCTGAAGGAGAGGCACGAGGGCTGGGACAGATTCATGCGCTCCTGA